In the genome of Sebastes umbrosus isolate fSebUmb1 chromosome 14, fSebUmb1.pri, whole genome shotgun sequence, one region contains:
- the LOC119501248 gene encoding NACHT, LRR and PYD domains-containing protein 12-like — MVLKEDQYLVKILLTAGRKAKKMASDRVLQKVLNEHKITLTRRCECVTEGTDETGSGTLLNSIYTELYITEGQSEEVNTQHEVRQLETASKMKTLHDTPIKCQDIFKALPDQQGHIRVVLTNGVSGVGKTFSVQKFTLDWAEGWENQDVSLVVLLSFRELNLIRNEQYSLLMLLHVFHPTLQKVTAEKLAVCKVLFIFDGLDESRLSLDFHNNEVVSDVTQKSSVNVLLTNLIEGNLLPSALVWITSRPAAANQIPLPCVDRVTEVRGFTDAQKEEYFRRRFSDEELSSRIISHIKTSRSLHIMCLIPVFCWITATVLGHMLTTDKRGELPKTLTDMYSHFLVVQTKRKKQKYGEGHETSPQKLTKTDMEVLLKLGRLAFEQLEKGNIMFYQEDLERCGLDVTEALVCSGVCTEIFKRECVIFQKTVYCFVHLSIQEFLAAVYMFHCYTNSNKEVLEDFLGEDCKHRESNQNSFFKNISKCFGNNDSRGPSLDVFLKRAMEKSLENNIGHLDLFVRFLHGLSLKSNQKLLGGLLGRTKSSSGSIQRAINNLKAMNRDNVSPDRSINIFHCLTEMNDQSVHQEIQEFLKSENRSEKELSEIHCSALAYMLQMAEEVLDELDLKKYNTTDAGRRRLIPAVRNCRKVLLCECELSDIYCEVVASALKSNPSHLRELDLSRNHNMQDSGGKLLSAGLESPNCRLESLRLSDCRLSEISCASLASALKSNPSHLRVLDLSKNNLQDSGVKLICGFLESPHCRLETLSLWSCRLSEISCASLVSALKSNPSHLRYLTLSDNKLQDSGVKLLCGFLESPLCRLEALGLKDCRLSEISCASLVSALKSNPSRLRDLELSGNELQDSGVKLLCGFLESPHCRLNTLGLRSCRLSEISCTSLASALKSNPSHLRELYLKNNDLKHSGVKLLSDLVESPNCILETWE, encoded by the exons ATGGTGCTGAAGGAAGATCAGTACCTGGTTAAAATACTACTCACAGCTGGCAGAAAGGCCAAGAAAATGGCTT cagataggGTTCTCCAGAAGGTTTTAAATGAACATAAGATCACTCTGACGaggagatgtgaatgtgtgactgaaggaactgatgaaacaggaagtggaaccctcctcaacagcatatacactgagctctacatcacagagggacagagtgaagaggttaatacccaacatgaggtgaggcagcttgagacagcttccaagatgaagaccctccatgacactccaatcaagtgccaggacatctttaaagccttacctgaccaacagggacacatcagagtcgttctgacgaacggcgtctctggcgttggaaaaaccttctcagtgcagaagttcactctggactgggcagagggctgggaaaaccaagatgtcagtctggtggttctgctttcgttcagggagctgaacttgatcagaaatgagcagtacagtcttctcatgctgctccatgttttccatccaacattacagaaagtcacagcagagaagctcgctgtctgtaaagttctATTCATCTTCGACGGCCTtgatgaaagcagactttcactggatttccacaacaatgaggttgtgtctgatgtcacccagaagtcatcagtcaacgtgctgttgacaaacctcatcgaggggaatctgcttccctcagctctcgtctggataacttcccgacctgcagcagccaatcagatccctcttCCATGTGTTGACAgagtaacagaagtacgaggcttcactgacgcccagaaggaggagtacttcaggaggagattcagtgatgaagagctgtccagcagaatcatctcacacatcaagacatccaggagcctccacatcatgtgtctaatcccagtcttctgctggatcactgctacagttctgggccacatgttgactacagacaagagaggagagctgcccaagaccctgactgacatgtactcacacttcctggtggttcagacaaagaggaagaagcagaagtatggtgaaggacatgagacgagtccacagAAGCTGACAAAGACTGACAtggaagttcttctgaagctggggaggctggcgtttgaacagctggagaaaggaaacatcatgttctaccaagaagacctggagcggtgtggtcttgatgtcacagaggccttgGTGTgctcaggagtttgtacagagatcttcaagagagagtgtgtgatcttccagaaaacagtctactgctttgttcatctgagcattcaggagtttctggctgcagtctacatgttccactgttacacaaacagcaacaaagAGGTACTGGAGGACTTCCTGGGAGAAGACTGCAAGCACAGAGAGTCAAACCAAAATTCTTTTTTCAAGAACATCTCAAAGTGTTTTGGAAACAATGATAGTCGTGGCCCATCTCTGGATGTcttcctgaagagagccatggagaaatcccttGAAAATAACATTGGtcacctggacctgtttgttcgcttccttcatggcctctctctgaagtccaaccagaAGCTCTTAGGAGGCCTGCTGGGTCGGACAAAGAGCAGTTCAGGAAGCATCCAGAGAGccatcaacaacctgaaggcGATGAACAGAGATAATGTCTCTCCTGACAGAAgtatcaacatcttccactgtctgacggagatgaacgaccagtcggtacatcaggagatccaagagttcctgaagtcagagaatAGATCAGAGAAGGAACTCTCTgagatccactgctcagctctggcctacatgctgcagatggcagaggaggttctggatgagttggacctgaagaagtacaacacaacaGACGCGGGACGAcggagactgattccagctgtgaggaactgcagaaaagttct ACTTTGTGAATGTGAACTCTCAGATATTTACTGTGAAGTTGTGGcatcagctctgaagtccaacccctcccatctgagagagctggacctgagtcgCAACCACAACATGCAGGATTCAGGAGGGAAGCTGCTTTCTGCTGGACtcgagagtccaaactgtagactggagagtctgag attgagtgactgcaggttgtcagagatcagctgtgcatctctggcctcagctctgaagtccaacccctcccatctgagggTCCTGGATCTGAGTaaaaacaacctgcaggattcaggagtgaagctaatatgtggttttctggagagtccacactgtagactggagactctgag tttgtggagctgcaggttgtcagagatcagctgtgcttctctggtctcagctctgaagtccaacccatCCCATCTGAGATACCTGACTCTGAGtgacaacaagctgcaggattcaggagtgaagctacTTTGTGGTTTTCTGGAAAGTCCACTCTGTAGACTGGAGGCTCTGgg attgaaggactgcaggttgtcagagatcagctgtgcttctctggtctcagctctgaagtccaacccctcccgtCTGAGAGACCTGGAGCTGAGTGGAAacgagctgcaggattcaggagtgaagctcctgtgtggttttctggagagtccacactgtagactgaaTACTCTggg attgaggagctgcaggttgtcagagatcagctgtacttctctggcctcagctctgaagtccaacccctcccatctgagagagctgtaTCTGAAGAACAACGACCTGAAgcattcaggagtgaagctgctgtctgatcttgttgagagtccaaactgtatactggagac ctGGGAGTGA